A single region of the Acidobacteriota bacterium genome encodes:
- a CDS encoding cytochrome c, with protein MASTLACSTAIVTTPPSAPAQAPPAAAESEPAAPPASVLDGIFTEAQAKRGRAAYDAHCAECHGEGLGGGEMAPGLTGVAFRFRWRGLKVADIYTSVQSTMPPEEPGTLGDQAYIDIVAFLLSANGYPAGDWELLANSSLLEGIAVERMPP; from the coding sequence TTGGCGTCCACCTTGGCCTGCTCGACGGCGATCGTGACGACGCCGCCGTCCGCTCCGGCCCAGGCACCGCCAGCGGCAGCGGAGTCTGAACCGGCCGCACCGCCGGCCTCCGTTCTCGACGGCATCTTCACCGAAGCACAGGCGAAGCGAGGTCGGGCCGCCTACGACGCGCACTGCGCCGAATGCCACGGCGAGGGCCTGGGCGGCGGCGAAATGGCGCCGGGTCTGACCGGCGTGGCGTTCAGGTTCCGCTGGCGTGGGCTCAAGGTGGCGGACATCTACACCAGCGTCCAGTCGACCATGCCGCCGGAAGAACCCGGGACACTTGGCGACCAGGCGTACATCGACATCGTCGCGTTCCTACTGAGCGCCAACGGGTACCCGGCCGGTGACTGGGAGTTGCTAGCGAACTCCAGCCTGTTGGAGGGAATCGCGGTCGAGCGAATGCCGCCGTAA
- a CDS encoding DUF924 domain-containing protein has product MIEEVLSFWFEESGPEQWWSSDPQFDAAIRSRFGALHDQAVRGELHGWRDTPEGRLAEIIVLDQFSRNLYREDPRAFAADAMALALAQEAARIGADQAVPPVQRQFFYMPYEHSESPRIHEIAVQLFESLDDPESLDFERRHKAIIDRFGRYPHRNRVLGRSSTPEEIAFLREPGSSF; this is encoded by the coding sequence ATGATCGAAGAAGTCCTGTCCTTCTGGTTTGAAGAGAGTGGTCCCGAGCAGTGGTGGAGCAGCGATCCGCAGTTCGACGCGGCAATCCGCTCTCGGTTCGGAGCACTGCACGACCAGGCGGTTCGGGGAGAGCTGCACGGCTGGCGGGATACGCCGGAAGGGCGCCTCGCCGAGATCATCGTGCTCGACCAGTTCTCGCGCAACCTCTACCGCGAGGACCCGCGCGCCTTCGCGGCCGACGCGATGGCGTTGGCGCTGGCACAGGAGGCGGCGCGGATTGGTGCCGATCAGGCTGTTCCGCCGGTCCAGCGGCAGTTCTTCTACATGCCCTACGAGCACAGCGAGTCGCCGCGGATCCACGAGATCGCGGTCCAGTTGTTCGAGAGCCTCGACGACCCGGAGAGCCTGGACTTCGAGCGGCGGCACAAGGCGATCATCGATCGCTTTGGGCGCTACCCACATCGCAACCGCGTCCTCGGCCGCTCTTCGACGCCAGAGGAGATCGCGTTCCTTCGGGAGCCCGGGTCGTCGTTCTGA